The Cinclus cinclus chromosome Z, bCinCin1.1, whole genome shotgun sequence genome contains the following window.
TGGAACGAGGAGTGGGGAGGGCAGATGGGAGAAGCCCTTAATCGGGCACCCCATGGCCGTGGGCATGAGGGGGCAGATGTGACGTGTGTGAGTAGCCACCCCTCAtctgggggagcagaggggtAGCAGCCCGGGTTAGCAGCCTGTCTCCCAGGGCTGTGGCCGAGCCTGCCTGGTGCTGCAAGAGAGATCCTGTGAGGATTTTTATTGCGGTCTCTTTGTTAGCTACAGACAGGCACGCACGCAcacacagctctcagccagGTTGTGGGAGGTAAGTGGGGGAGGCGAGCAAGGGAGCGTGcggggggctctggggagcaggggctgcGTGAGCCGGGCAAGAGGGGagccagggcacagggctgtgccGGCCCCACGCCACACAAAAACCAGCCCCTGCGATTTTCAGGGTCTTGTTGGCAACTCAGCGAGGGTTGCCATAGCTTTTTATGTAGGGTGACCAGAACCGGCTGGAACTGGTTTGAGGCAGATCAGCTCCTGAACACAATGCAGTCACTGAGCTACTACACTGGGATAGCTTCCTCCCTTCATGGCAGCCAAAAGCAGAGGAGCTTGCAGAAAGATACCTTCCCAAAACAGTATGTGAATGCACACTTTAGACACACAGCACTGGTATGTGGCTAACGTAGTCATAAAGGGTTCTGTATGTAAATGTACATATTTGCAGTAACTGAGATTACTTTGGCTTTTCGAGCCTTTTTATGCTTAAGGAATGGGAAAGAGCTGAGATTTATGACccttactaaaatatttttgctttgcaaGGGTGGGACACTGGTTATGCAGtctattttaaaactaaatgaaataaaatggattaaattatttgtaattgTAGTTATGCTTGTGACTGAGGATGTTTTGCATGCTGTTTTATTTACAGGGTGCTGTCTTGTGGTTTGCTTCCTTAGGAAACATTAATGGGGGGGGTTGCTGTGCCTTTCTCTAAGGCCAGAAGGAAACAATATTGTTATAGAATTGTGCATAAAAGCATTGAAAAGATGCTATAAGGCATACtcgttttccttttttttttccttgtaggCCTATTGATTGGGGCTGCCTTTAACCCTTTGGTGTTTGCAGAGGTAATGCAGATGTGGCAGTAACTGAGCACTGGCTAAAAAAATCTCTCAAAGGTCAAGGTTCACAAGGTGAGATGTGGTGGTTTGGGCTGAATATAACAATAGCATGGAGGTACATCCTGATTGCACACTTGGCACATTAGAAAGGAGACAATTGTTTAAGTGTTACTGAAGTAATGCTATGAAGGTTCTCTAGTTTTAATAGGATTAAAGCTGTTATTTGTAAAGACTTACTGATATCTTGGctaaatacattattttcattgaaatataTCCAGATACAGGTTTTTTTCACAGTTGTAGTGATATATATAGAATAGGCCTCTGAATGACAATCATGGATTGTGGACCAGTTGTGACAgggagctgttctgtgctgtaTTAGAGACTCACACATGCAGAATTTGCTGTCTGTAATTTGCAGATTATTTACACGTTATTGTTCGACCACATCTCAATGACCCAATACTTGGTTTTTAATTAAGGTCTTCAGTGTTAAATATGTACTTAATATCGCCTACAGAGAAAAAACCTGAGCAAAAGAAATAGTATGGATGGCTTTTCTAAAACTGTTGTAACCTGGGGAGGATTTTGCAGCAGCCAAGTGGAGAGATGTATTTTGAGGGGCTGAATGGAGCTCCAGTGCATTATCAGTAGTGTAAATTATAATATTGTGCATAGGAAACCGGATGggcagtgcagcagctgcagaggggacTGCTTTTTACTCAAAGTAATGGATAATGGATgaaatttttagtttttctttctcaaatgtATACTTCTTTCAAAATGTGTACTTAGATTTGAGCTGACGTTTTTATCTTATAGTGAGATCTGAGGGAttcagagagagggagaggagcagagagaaggaagcagaaacGAATCTAGCAAAGGGAAGAACAAAGGCTGTTAGAGCTTGCACAGTGGATCACTAAACATTTTGCCCCGGGGGATTCCTTTGCTAGAACTGTTACTTCCTATAACAGGAAATCAGCAACTCTAGAATCCTAaccagtgtgatttttttttttttttaaatcttctcaGTCCTGGCTGTGTTAGCTGGTTTGGTAATCTACAATCAAAGTAATATGGAGGCAAAACATGGGAAGTACTCTGTTGTGGTGTGAAATGAGGGTACTTtcctctgtgctcagcagaaCAGACAGTTCTAAAAGCCTTGAGAGGTTGTGGATACTGGGTAAGTTGTGTGATGGCTGCTGAGGCAGGGTAACACTACAAGGGAACCTTTTTGTTTCTAACTGCAATAGATTATGTAAGGCACTGAGCTATTAACTGTAGAAAAGTGAAAATAGCATGCTAACATTTGGCCTGAAATTCTTGGTTTGTGGTCTTTACTGCAGCTGTGATGTGGTGTTTTTCAGGTTTGATAGAGCAGTGAATAGCTTGTGGTGGAGCAAAATGCCTGACAGATCACTGTCCGATTTCTGCTCCTGTTCTTCAACAACGGGATGCAGAGGGTCTATATCTGACTATAGACATCTGTAGCAGAATGATGCCTGCAAACAGGAATTCTTGTTGCATGATTGGGATAGGATCTCTTCTGGATGAGAATGCATGTTCTTTTCCAGGTGTCAGCTAAAAATCATGTATTACACAAGAGtatctttggggttttttttccttctgccagAATAGTAGGCAGCTTTAAAATCGTAAGTTCTTGGATTGTGACAAAATTCCTTGAATCTattctgtttgggtttttgaaTCTTATCTGTAttaggaatttttatttttagcaaagGAGATTTTGAATTTGCAGGGATTTTTGTTGGCTGTAAGATGAGAAAACTGAATAGATGGAGTCTgcagtgtttttggtgagttgTCTTTTTCAGTCTAGTAATATCTGTAAATGCTCTTCATCAGGAGATCTGGATTGTGCATGCAGGCCAGCTTTCCAGCAGCAAATGTTAATGCTGGAGGGCCAGTCTTCTGTATTAGCACTCAGGATCTCATTTTGCATTGGTCTCATTTATTTGATCTCCAGAATGAGGGTAAGGATTTATCACATTCCAAGTCCCTTTGGAATGAATTGACTTAACTGTTGTTTTCCTAGCCATATGCTTATgtgttaaaatacaaatatgtaGCAGAGTAGCAGGAATATATGTTCAGAAAAACCCAGACTTGACCCTAGGCCTGCTTGTTGCCCTGATGGGCCCTACCTGGCTGGGGAGAGCTCTCTgggaggctgtggctgctcatGCTGTGCTTGGGCCACAGTTGCCATCCGCTTCAAAAAGAGTACCTTAAAGGAAAGAGGTGGGAAGCTTGTGCCATTTAGAATGTAATTCGAGTCTGCAATAGTTTGGGAATCACAAAATTCTCTTAACTGTTGTGCATCTGAATTATTCATGTGTTATTGGCCCAGCCTGTTTTACatatagaaatacaaaattaagcCATGATTGTAATGAATTTCTAAGTAGGCTGCAAAAAGAATGGTATATAGATTTCGCTGCTTTTTAGGAATTCAGCTCTGCTTTAGGAGGGATTTTGGAAGTGGCTAGATACAAACCCTGCCCTGAATCTCTTGATAAATACAGGTGGTTTTCATGTGTCCAGCTGTAGCTGAAGATGGCTTGTTCAGCCCCACGTTGTGCATAAGGAGATTGCTTGCTCATGTGTTGAAACATCCCTGTTCTTTTTGCCAGCCAAAGGCTGATTGTCCTGAACTTTGAACCAGCTGCATGTGGTTCCCTTCAAGCTGTGCTAGCAGTGGTTCAGACTCCAGAAGATTCCCCTCCTCTTCTTGTTTTCTCATACCCCAAGAGAACCTCAGACACTCAGTTCAAAAATTGATGCGTTGGACTACAGGATGAGGCTCCTAAGGAGTCCTGAACTACAAATAACACTATTTTGGCTGTCAGAATGGTAGATAAGTCTTTTACTCATTGAGTCTTGAACATGGAAACAAAttgcattttcccctttttgaaGGCAGGTAGATAAGGTGTATAGTATAGAAAAAGTAGGTTTGTGGGATAAACTTTAAATGTGAAACACCCCATACTTTACAAAGAGGTTTACATTAGGACTGGCATGACCTCACTGATGCTAAATGGATGCTAAATAAGACCTTTATCCTgagaaatggaattttcttAGAGTAAGAATTACTTTGCATACTATTAATGGAACTTCTGTGATTTGTGGAAGTGGGTGTTTGTCTGGGTTTTACAACAGTAAGTGGGCCCTTTGATAGTGAAAAACGAACATGTATTTTATGTATATGAGCATGACAGCCATTGCTGACTGTGGTTGAAGTGGCCTCTtgcatcccacatcccactTGCCTGCTGAGTATGTCAAACCAGGCAAGGCTGTGACTGGAGATGTGGTTCCCATTTTCCGGAAGAAGGTTTTGTGGTTAGATTAGCATATTGCTTTGTCTGCCTTTACAACGCTTGGCTCTCAGAGCAAATTATTGGAAGTATGTTGGTCATAATTACTAATAACCAAGGAACTGCTCATAATCTGTGTATTAGGATGAAGTTTGCCTAATGTTAGGGTATATGTTACTGTAATTCTGATTGAATCCCTTATCTCTACCTGATGAAATTTCTTATCACAACAATAGAGAAACCTAAATGCAGAAAAGTACGGTTTTATGCTGGTTAGGCTGGTATTGCTCCCTATGTAGGCATTTTCTTCCAGAATGAGCTTGATGTTACTTAGACATCATTACTCTTGTTTGGAAGTGGGGTAATTATTCCAGATTACTGGAATTTTGTTCTGGAGTAGTGTGTCTGCCTGGTACTAATTTCTGTATGTGACTATACCAGAACCAAGACACTGCCATGTGCCAGACCCTGAAAAGAGGAGTCTCAGTGTTCTTTCAGTGTCCTCATTCCACAAAACTGGAAAGAATGCTGGTGTTTTTTTGAAGAACATGCAAAAGAAAAGGTCTCTGTCCTAAAGGGTGCAGTCCACAAATGTACGTAGCACAATCAGCAGTAAAAACAAGAGTTTAGGGCAGGTAAAGGAATGTAGTCACAGAACATGAATACCATAGGTGGATGAAGATTAAATTCGGCTCTTTTCCTATTTcctttgctgctgaaggaagCTGAAGTTGAGTAACTGAACAAAAGcaagtaattaaatatttaagtgGGATTTGAAGGTAAAGGGTAGGAATTTAGTAAGGCAGAAAAAATGGTCTGGTCCAGTTAAAGCAATTGTATAAAGTTGTTAGATTTGTGGTTTAGCTGTTCGGAAGATCTGGATGAATAGGAAAGTGAGTGTCAAGGAGGAAAAGTTTGATTCTTCAAAGGTTAAGGATTAAATCAAAGAGTAAGAATTGAGCATGTAAGACCATGCTTGTGATACAGAAATTATAAAAGCCTTAATGCATAGGGAATATTAATTAGAAAAGTATTGAGAAGAGAGGAGGATTATTTGCCATTTCTGGAAAGCTTGAGGCTGTTCTTGTACCTGATAGACAAAAATTAGGGGTCTGAGCAGTTTGGAGAAAGGACCTGGCTAGGAGCTGCCAGGTTATTCTGTTTCCTTGTCTTCATTAGACTGTTGAACTTCCCCAGAACAATTCTGATTGCAGTGTTTACAATTGCTTGGCTTTACCCAGAAAAGTACCTTTTAATCTCAGCAACAGCTGCTAGGCATCTTGGTCTTTCTGTGGCGAATGCTTGGCCTAATCTGCAGGTGTCCTGAAGCCAGAGCTACAAGATAAATCTGActttaaaagtaagaaaaaaatgtgtgtttttctgGTGTGTCCCCCCATCTCAACAGAGAACATGAAATGttaggtttgtttttcctcataTGGCTAGAGCCTTTCCACCTGGAACAGGTACAGATACAGGGGTTGAGGAGAAGTGATAACAATTCCATcgagtaaaacaaaaaaatcagtcctTCAGAAGCAGCTGTTTACTTCTAAGTCCTGTTTGTCCtgcttgctgcttctgctgtcaGAAGAGAGTTCTTATGGTCTAGTTCTTGCTTTGACATAATTCCGTCAGTGATCACGCACACGTGCTTTGGGAAAGTATGAACACAAATAAGCCACTGCTGGTTCATCCCCAGAACTTAGTTTCAGTAAGATGCTGATGCACAGATACAGGGCTGGGTGTTGTGACTGAAGAGATTCAGGGAAACCTGAAAGGGTTTATTCAGAATCTgttattttaagtttttcagACTTGTTATCTACCCAGAAGTTCTTTCAACCACCATCAGAAAAGCAGAACCCAGAAGCGTTTCACCTCACTGCTTTGTGGTTCTGTAGCTGTGTAATTCTGTTGGCCATATCCAGATTTTTTACTTATTACTTCTGTCACTGAATGATAAGTAAGCAAAGTAGtgcttgaatttttaaataaactggtTTTCTGTATAGCTTTTCTCAAGCATTCTCAGAGCACTTTTCAAAGAAATTCCAGTTCCTGGAAAATCATTATTTCCTAGGGAACCAGGAGCTTGCCTTATTTCCTCTTCTGAAGTATTTACAGGCGTCATGTTGGCCCAGAGAAGGAATAGACTCACAGCTTGTCTGGCAGCCAAGGTGTCAGTTGATTTTGATCTTGGATAAAAGGCGGAGTTTTATCCTTAAAGGAAAGAGTTACTAAAAGGTttgtggaagggaaaaaaaatggagtaaTATGGCTGCAGAGTCCTGGCAATTGTGGTGGAAACATAGTTTTATATATTGAAGCTTAAGATGGGTGCCCTAGAATAGTGTGGAAGAGATTAATAAAATGGCCAGGTTAGaacttctcttccctgtgtatCACAACTGATcatgtttgtctccttttttgTTTAACTCTGCTTGAAAAGTTTGAAGAATGAGGGAAGTTCTTGGTAAGGGCAGCAGTAGTTCTCAGTAAAGGACAGTGTCTGCTGGGGTGTTGTGATCTTAAACATACTTGGAAGAATTAAGTGTGTAAGCAGGCCTTAATTCACTGTTATGGGCTAATGTTAATTAAACTCCAGGATATGTAATTAGTGGAAGTTTCAGACTAGGGGGACTATCTAGCTCTTTTTGAGTGTATGCAATAACTGGAAAAAGACATCTATGGACAAATGTACAACCAGAATGCAATTAGTATCCCAGATTATGAGGAACCATGTCAAAGCTTTGTGTCATTTTACATGAATTTGATATGCTTTGGTGTCTGCAATCTTTTCCATTTAATCCTCACAGAAACTTGCTTTGTGATTTTGATCCTGTGTatgcatctctttttttttattaaggacTTCTTAAGTTAGACAAAAGGCCCAAAACCATTAAGTGAACTGTGTAAACAAATTTCCAGACCCTTCCATATTTATTTGAAGCTGTTTCATGAAGTGTCTGTGTCTATTCCAGTATCCTTGAAAAATTTTCCTGAGTTGCCTTTTCATAGTCCATAATGACCTCAGGTAGCCAGTGTTGATGAATACCTAAGTCTTACAGATGTTTATTACTTTatacttcattattttcaagAAGACTCCTCAGATCAATGGCGCAACTGTTGGGGAAAGTCAAGACTTAAGAGAAATTACAAGTGTCTCTTGTTGTTTTTATGCATGTCCAAGTATTTTCCAGTCTGGGTGGGTGAGGATAGGAGGGAGAGTAGGAGAGGGAACAGGAAGAAAGTGACTGCAATTTGGGCCCAGAATAAAATAGCCAGGTTACCATATGTGGAGTTTATGAATTACTGTAATTCTTGGTGTAATAATTCAATGGTACACTTTGACTGGAACGCTGTCCTGTAATGTATAATCTCTGAAAACATTACTTCAGAAGTGAAATAACACTTATTTACCTGGCAGATGTGAACAGGCACTTGTTTTGTATAAGACTGTTACACTGTTATGCTGTATAAGACTGTTTAAGACTGCAACTAGAGCTTAAAGTGATGACTTTCTGCTTATTTTACAGATTTGCTTATAATCAACTACATGGCCATGGGGGATATGAAGACCCCAGATTTTGATGACCTTCTTGCAGCCTTTGACATACCAGACATGGTAGATCCCAAAGCAGCTATTGAATCTGGACACGATGACCACGAAACCCACATAAAACAAAATGCTCACACAGATGAAGACTCCCATGTCCCATCATCATCTGATGTTGGGGTGAGCGTCATTGTGAAAAATGTGCGTACTATTGATTCCTCCGAAGGTCTGGATAAGGATGGCCACCATTCCACAGGCAATAGCTTGCACAATGGCTTCCTAACATCAGCAGCTCTTGAGAGTTACAGTAAAGATGAAGGGAAATCACTTAAAGATGATGGGTCAGCTTCTGAGACGACACTGAAGGATTCAGCTTTCAACCAGTTCAGCCCAATATCAAGTGCAGAAGAATTTGATGATGATGAGAGAATTGAGGTGGATGACCCCCCGGATAAAGAGGACGTGCGTGCAAATTTCAGAGCTAATGTCTTGGCAGGATCTCTGTCTCAGCAGGAATATGACAAACTAAAGGCACTTGGAGGGGAGAACTTAATTAAATCTGGAATCAGTGTTTCAAGTAGtatagataaaaataaaactgctaaACGAGAAACAGAGACAAACTCCATGAATTTAGGTGTCTATGAGCCTTTTAAAACTAGAAAAACAGACGACAAGTTACTAAAAGACAATTCTGACAAGCTTCTTGAAAACAGGGCACTTGATGGAAAACTGAGTACTGAAAAAAGTGACACAAATCttgccagcatttcccagtCCAAAGCGAAGTCATCAGCAAAGCTTTCGTCCTGCATTGCTGCAATCGCAGCACTGAGTGCTAAAAAGGCAGCTACAGATAGCAGTAAAGATTTACAGTCTAATTCAGGAGAGTCTTCTCCATTACCAAAAGACATGAATGAAAGTCCCCGGGCCATGGAAAAATCTCCTGAGTCTCAGAGTCTCATTGATGGTGCTAAGAAGCCGTCTGTCAAACCGCCCGATAGTCCCAGAAGCATCTCAAGTGAGAACAGTAGCAAAGGGTCTCCGTCTTCTCCTGCAGGGTCAACACCAGCAATCCCTAAGGTTCGCATAAAAACCATCAAGACTTCTTCTGGGGAGATCAAGAGAACTGTTACTAGAGTGTTGCCAGAAGTTGATTTGGACTCCGGtaaaaagccagagcagagtgCTTCCATGGTAACGTCCATGACATCTCTCCTGTCCTCACCAACTTCCGCTGCtgttctctcctctcctcccagaGCTCCTCTGCAGTCCTCAGTTGTCACCAATGCAGTTGGATCTGCAGAACTTGCCCCCAAACAGGTCACTATCAAGCCCGTGGCTACTGCCTTCCTGCCCGTTTCAGCAGTGAAAACAGCAGGTTCCCAAGTGATCAATCTGAAGCTGGCTAACAACACCACAGTGAAAGCCACTGTCATTTCTGCCGCGTCCGTGCAGAGCGCCAGCAGCGCCATTATCAAAGCTGCCAATGCTATCCAGCAGCAGACGGTCGTGGTGCCAGCATCGAGCCTTGCCAGTGCCAAACTTGTGCCAAAGACGGTCCATCTTGCCAACCTTAACCTTTTGCCTCAGGGTGCTCAAACCACCTCTGAACTGCGCCAAGTGCTAACAAAACCCCAGCAGCAAATCAAGCAGGCAATAATTTCTGCAGCTGCCTCTCAGCCTTCGAAAAAAGTGTCTCGAGTGCAGGTGGTGTCATCTCTACAGAGCTCTGTAGTGGAAGCATTCAATAAAGTGCTGAGCAGCGTCAATCCCGTACCAGTTTACATCCCAAACCTTAGCCCCCCTGCCAATGCCGGAATCACCCTACCAACACGAGGTTACAAGTGTTTGGAGTGTGGCGACTCCTTTGCTCTCGAGAAGAGCCTGACCCAGCATTATGACAGGAGGAGTGTGCGAATTGAAGTGACTTGTAATCATTGTACAAAGAATTTAGTTTTCTACAATAAATGTAGTCTCCTGTCCCATGCTCGTGGGCACAAGGAGAAAGGCGTCGTGATGCAGTGTTCCCACCTGATCCTAAAACCAGTCCCAGCAGATCAAATGATAGCATCTCCTTCCAGCAATACTGCTGCGGCCGTGCTCCAGAGCCCAGGGGGAGCTGGCATGCACTCGGTAACAAAGATCCAGACTGGCTTAACTGGGACAGTGATCTCGGCCCCTGCGAGCTCTCCTGTCATTCCAGCTATGCCGCTAGATGAAGATCCATCGAAACTCTGTAGACATAGTCTAAAGTGTTTGGAGTGCAATGAAGTTTTCCAAGATGAGACATCTCTTGCAACTCATTTCCAGCAGGCTGCAGACACAAGTGGACAAGTAGAGTATCCTATGTTTACATTCCAATGTTTCATCTATAAGCCTAGGAGACTTTGGATATGTTTTTACTTTCATTTAGCTGTTAATTATCTGAACCTCTGTGATTAAAATGAtaaacaaaaaccacagaaagtcTTGCAAGCACTTATATAGCAAATATCAACACTTTTTAAATAAGACTTCTTAGAAATTTTTTAGGACCTGAAATCTGAAATTGACACGGTATATTTTTGCTAAATTTTAGCATTAGATTTCTTAGAGCTGAACATTATAATACGGAAAATAATAACGGGTTTTACTAACAGTATGTTAATGCTTCTTTCTGTGCTTTGGAATTTGACTACCCTGTGGAATCCACTTAATTGGCACCCTCATTAACAGCCCATCTATTCAACCTGAATGATAACTTTAAGTGATTCATTCTCGATTGGTCTTCAGGTTTTAGAGTTTTCACCAAGTGCCCTAAGTGAGTGAGGTATTCCCTCACATGCAGGGAGGGACTCAGGCAGTGACGAATGGCACACTGTCTACTGACAGGCATGCCTGCTGTTTGCCTCAGCTCTTCCTTAGAAAGTGCAAAATGCTGTTCTCACTTGCACATCTTCCTTTCTGTGTGACCATTGGTTTAggtggttgggttttttttcctcttacaaATGCTCATGAgttcagcttaaagccatttGAAAATTCTTTACTAATGTATGTGGCCTCACCTGAAACAAATACGTCATTCAATAAAACTTAATATTAATCAGTGTGTGATGTATTTTATAATCCTAGCAGAGTGAAGGTGGTTAATTAAATGATACGGTTGGATCTCTGTTGGGGTGTGCCAATTAAAAGGGATTCTGGTGTGTTTCAAAGCATTCAGGTGAGCTTGGTGCTCCAGCTTCTTGCTGCGGGGGAAGCTGAAAACCTGCAAGCATACTCAAGGCAGTAATACCCCAGGAATCTTCCTGGGAATCACACAACAGTGGACAGGctaaagatttttaaatcctGCAGTTAGGAAAAAATGTCCTAGTCCTAGGATCACAGGCAGGTTCCTGTCAGGATCTGTTCACAAGATTTAGGGCCTATTCTGTACCACGAAGCAGCTCCACTGCACCTACCACTATAGGTAGCAATGTAAAGAGATTTGCATGTGGAAGTAACCTTGATTATGTGGCTTTGCCTTAGCTCCTCCCATTAACTGGCTAGCAGAGTTAGACTGAGATAGGCTGGATTCCAAATGGAATGCCATGCAAATGAATGTCTGGTGTAAGATACTACAAGTGTGCCTACCTAAGGGAGTTTCCTTCAGCAAACTTGTCCATCCATAGATGTTGCTGCAGTTCTGAACAGGATCTAAAGGCTGACCATGAGTATATTCTGCACCAGCTTGAGCTACTTAATACTTAGGGGTTTTAGCTAACTGATTTGCCGGTGCTTATTGCTTGTAGATAGATTCTTTCCTATAAGAAGCCCATTAGGTAACATTCCATCTAAGATCCAGTAGTCCTTGCAAAACCTGTTGGTTTTGGTACTGGAAAATGAAGCAAGTAAGAAGGTGCCAAGACAAAGCAATTGCATGAGAGACACAGAAGAGGTTGGGAGGATGAGActaaaatagaaatggaaaagaaagagaacagagATAAAGTGATAAAAGTTCTCACTTTAAGGGTGTGAGGATTTTTGTCTTTATGGCAAAGTAAACTAAACCTTTTacccttccctttctccttctgtcTGGTGCTTTTTCCCTGTTGCTGCTGAGTTGCTCGCCATACATGTCCTTTAGGTACTGTCTGTCCTGGTAATTTACTAAAGGAAAGCAATTGTGATGTTCACAGAATGTCAaaatgcagctgcagggaggtgtGGGGAGAGAAGTGTGAATTCCCAGGTACGGCTATTCAAAGAGAGaagcccctggagctgctgcagcagctgctggcattGCCTGCTGCCTCTCAGGGTTTGTGTCTCCTTATGAAAACTTGCTCTGCTTAAGAGCTGCAGGTTTAAAAAAAGGTGCAAAGCACTGGAGAAAAATAAGCTGTTTTCGTGTTCTTCCACTTGAAAAGAACACTTaataaatgaagttttaaatCTACTTTGTTGAAATATCCTTTTAAATATcaattaaacatttttcataGTCCGTTCCATATgtcaagcagctgctgtttgtttggttgcttCCTGTAGGGGTAGTGTTTCCTGGAGAAAGACTCTGTATAGGCATTGATTACTAAGTATGTTGCTACTCTTTCATTAGATGTTACTTCTTGAGAAGCTTGGATGAGAAATACTCTGACTTGTTATCCTTCTTAATGCTTGGCATTGGCTTTTTGCTGTAAAACTGCCATTATTGTAGGGGGGGAAGAAGACAGGGAAGTTAGATGAgattggtatttttttctttgaaaggaaggaagaaagaataaaaatgaatacCTAGATTTTGCAAACAAGTAATAGAAAAAAAGGTTATTTGCAGCTTGCTGTTCTTTCTGATGTCCCATCTGATAGctcctgaaatggaaaatgtataGTTTTGTGTTTCCAATGAGTAAGTAGATGCTCATATACTCCTGTTACGAAGGTagaatgttttgtttaaataagcAATGGTAGAACAATCTTAGCAGTGAAAATACATTCCCTATAAAGTTGTTACCTTTCTGTAATGTTTTATTGCCATTAATATTCCTGTTAAAGGAATATTAACCTAAAGGAATATTCCAGCTAAAGGAATATTAAGCCTGACTCACTGACAGGTTTTCTGGCTGAATGAAACCCTCATCTACTTGCTGGGGGGAAAAGGTAGCAAATCTGGGCTAATGAATGTTAATATTTCTCTCAGTTATAGATAGGAGTATATAGCTCCAATGGAAACTACATAGCTCATTTCCCTTCATACTCAGCATATGTGTGTATCTTTATTTTCCAGCTCCACCATTTTTCCTTc
Protein-coding sequences here:
- the ZNF532 gene encoding zinc finger protein 532 isoform X5, whose translation is MAMGDMKTPDFDDLLAAFDIPDMVDPKAAIESGHDDHETHIKQNAHTDEDSHVPSSSDVGVSVIVKNVRTIDSSEGLDKDGHHSTGNSLHNGFLTSAALESYSKDEGKSLKDDGSASETTLKDSAFNQFSPISSAEEFDDDERIEVDDPPDKEDVRANFRANVLAGSLSQQEYDKLKALGGENLIKSGISVSSSIDKNKTAKRETETNSMNLGVYEPFKTRKTDDKLLKDNSDKLLENRALDGKLSTEKSDTNLASISQSKAKSSAKLSSCIAAIAALSAKKAATDSSKDLQSNSGESSPLPKDMNESPRAMEKSPESQSLIDGAKKPSVKPPDSPRSISSENSSKGSPSSPAGSTPAIPKVRIKTIKTSSGEIKRTVTRVLPEVDLDSGKKPEQSASMVTSMTSLLSSPTSAAVLSSPPRAPLQSSVVTNAVGSAELAPKQVTIKPVATAFLPVSAVKTAGSQVINLKLANNTTVKATVISAASVQSASSAIIKAANAIQQQTVVVPASSLASAKLVPKTVHLANLNLLPQGAQTTSELRQVLTKPQQQIKQAIISAAASQPSKKVSRVQVVSSLQSSVVEAFNKVLSSVNPVPVYIPNLSPPANAGITLPTRGYKCLECGDSFALEKSLTQHYDRRSVRIEVTCNHCTKNLVFYNKCSLLSHARGHKEKGVVMQCSHLILKPVPADQMIASPSSNTAAAVLQSPGGAGMHSVTKIQTGLTGTVISAPASSPVIPAMPLDEDPSKLCRHSLKCLECNEVFQDETSLATHFQQAADTSGQSMHGTLKSVEGPPNLGINLPLSTKPTTQNSASHNKEDTKSVNGTEKLEKKSPSPIKKAEPKKVASPGWTCWECDRLFTQRDVYISHMRKEHGKQMKKHPCRQCDKSFSSSHSLCRHNRIKHKGIRKVYTCSHCPDSRRTFTKRLMLEKHIQLMHGIKDPDVKEMTESTNMEEREVKEDAKVPSPKRKLEEPVMEIRPPRGAITQPLKKLKINVFKVHKCAVCGFTTENLLQFHEHIPQHKSDGSSYQCRECGLCYTSHVSLSRHLFIVHKLKEPQPVSKQNGSGEDNQQENKPSHEDDLSDSAASDRRCKVCAKTFETEAALNTHMRTHGMAFIKSKRMSSADK
- the ZNF532 gene encoding zinc finger protein 532 isoform X4 is translated as MAMGDMKTPDFDDLLAAFDIPDMVDPKAAIESGHDDHETHIKQNAHTDEDSHVPSSSDVGVSVIVKNVRTIDSSEGLDKDGHHSTGNSLHNGFLTSAALESYSKDEGKSLKDDGSASETTLKDSAFNQFSPISSAEEFDDDERIEVDDPPDKEDVRANFRANVLAGSLSQQEYDKLKALGGENLIKSGISVSSSIDKNKTAKRETETNSMNLGVYEPFKTRKTDDKLLKDNSDKLLENRALDGKLSTEKSDTNLASISQSKAKSSAKLSSCIAAIAALSAKKAATDSSKDLQSNSGESSPLPKDMNESPRAMEKSPESQSLIDGAKKPSVKPPDSPRSISSENSSKGSPSSPAGSTPAIPKVRIKTIKTSSGEIKRTVTRVLPEVDLDSGKKPEQSASMVTSMTSLLSSPTSAAVLSSPPRAPLQSSVVTNAVGSAELAPKQVTIKPVATAFLPVSAVKTAGSQVINLKLANNTTVKATVISAASVQSASSAIIKAANAIQQQTVVVPASSLASAKLVPKTVHLANLNLLPQGAQTTSELRQVLTKPQQQIKQAIISAAASQPSKKVSRVQVVSSLQSSVVEAFNKVLSSVNPVPVYIPNLSPPANAGITLPTRGYKCLECGDSFALEKSLTQHYDRRSVRIEVTCNHCTKNLVFYNKCSLLSHARGHKEKGVVMQCSHLILKPVPADQMIASPSSNTAAAVLQSPGGAGMHSVTKIQTGLTGTVISAPASSPVIPAMPLDEDPSKLCRHSLKCLECNEVFQDETSLATHFQQAADTSGQKTCNICQMLLPNQCSFASHQRIHQHKSPYTCPECGAICRSVHFQTHVTKNCLHYTRRVGFRIIYKCSMCDTVFTLQPLLYRHFDQHIENQKVSVFKCPDCSLLYAQKQLMMDHIKSMHGTLKSVEGPPNLGINLPLSTKPTTQNSASHNKEDTKSVNGTEKLEKKSPSPIKKAEPKKVASPGWTCWECDRLFTQRDVYISHMRKEHGKQMKKHPCRQCDKSFSSSHSLCRHNRIKHKGIRKVYTHCPDSRRTFTKRLMLEKHIQLMHGIKDPDVKEMTESTNMEEREVKEDAKVPSPKRKLEEPVMEIRPPRGAITQPLKKLKINVFKVHKCAVCGFTTENLLQFHEHIPQHKSDGSSYQCRECGLCYTSHVSLSRHLFIVHKLKEPQPVSKQNGSGEDNQQENKPSHEDDLSDSAASDRRCKVCAKTFETEAALNTHMRTHGMAFIKSKRMSSADK